One Rhodothermia bacterium genomic window, GTTTGGCTTTTTGCATTTCAACAATAAATCGTTCACCAAACGAACTGATACAATACAGGTCAAAAATTGCCTTTCGGTCTAAAGCAGTTTGTCCAATATGTTCATTATTGCTATATTTTAGATCGGCAATTTTCTTTTGTTTGGGCAGAATAACCTCATTCAGAAAATCAATTAATAAGTCTTTATTCAGTTCCGTTCCGAACAGTTTTTTGAATCCAAAATCCGTAAAGGGATTAATATATCTTTCTGTGACGGCCATTTCTTTACTTTTTAGACAATGCGTGCTTAAAGTGTTTTTATGCTTTGAAAGACCAAGTTAGCAATATTTTGATTTCGGTGCAAAGGTTTTTTGTCTGTATTGATGAGAAGGATTGGAACTTGCTGAGGTAAGTTCGGACATCAAAACACTCGCTTGATGAACCCGAAACTTGCTATAACCGAGAGTACACTTTTCAAAAAAGAGGCTCTCCCTATGGGAAAAGCCTCTTTCATTGTACGTCTCGGTGCCCTATCGCCGGAAAAGGTATTGGAACTTAAAGAAAACAGACCGATCAGTCGAATAAAGTCCTGGGGTTTGTGGATACAAAGCATCGTCGGCATCTGCACCATTCAGATTCGCACCTACATAAAACACGGTCAAAGGATTCACTTGATAAGTAAGCAAGGGTTGGACGCTAAACCCTTGCGAGAAGGAGTTTACTTGACCAACCAATCGGAGGTTGAACGCACGACTGGCTTGGTAGGTGAGTGTGGTACGGCTCACAAAACCGCGATAAAACTCCTCATCTGTGGCTCGGTGCTTCATCATAGCATAAGAGAAGTTTGGGCTTATTTCGAAACCACTAAACGGACGGAAGAAAAACCCTGCCCAACCACTAAACTGGCGTCCGGGTTCAGGAGTGTCGGTTCTGCGGATACTATTGCCATAATTAAAGCCAAGGTCAAAGCCAAAGTTTTTACTAAAATTGCTCCCACCCCACATATTAATCCTACGCAAATCCTTAAATACTTGCCCTCTAAAGACCTCTTCACTAAAGGCGTTAATGTTAAAACCAAAATAGGTTTGCCCTTTCATCTGAGCATTTAAGTTAAAACCGATGAAAGAATCCCGCACCTTGTTCTCAAAAGACCAAATTCGCCCAGCATAGGCCGCCGGTCGAATTTGGGTAAAAAGTTTATCCTTAAAATAAAAAGCATATCCTTGCCAAATATTGGCTTGACGGAAGTTGTTTTGGCTCACAAAGCCGTTATCAGCTCGGAAGGTTGGGCTAACGGCATCGTACCCGAAATAGAAATTCCATTCTCGAGACTGGCGGATAAAACCCAATTTTCCCGAGTGGCCTGTAAAGGTCTCTCCATCCAATGCAACGGTATGCTTACCTTCGTTAAAAAGTCCAGACAATCCATATTCCCCATTTAGCTTTTCGCTGTTTAATTCCTCGGTACGGCTGCCATTGAGTTGATATGTCAGGAAATATTTTGGAGAAAAGTTTATTTTTCCATCTAAGGCCAAGACCGAACCACTACCGCCTTCGGGCATTCTGCGGTCTGTCAAAAGAGCAGCCACATAGTTCCCACCTTTGAGCGCTTGCTTAAATCGAAGAATATTGCTGATGCTACGGCCATTTTCCAATACCTCACTTGATTCCGAAAGGGGGATAATGATCGGGGAATGTTCGTCCACGGCGCCAATATAACCAAAGCTACTTTGGCCTTGCCGAGAAATAAATTTTGTGGCAACCAAAGGGGCATTCATCGAACGGGTATAAACAGTCTGGAAAGGTTCGCCGAAGTTAAAACCCGTTTCTTGGTCAAATAAATCTGCTCCTTCTTGGAAAAATGGCCTTCTTTCAGGGTAAAACAATGCCAAGGTAGAGTTAACGCTTATCTGATCGGCATCCGATTCTATCTGGCTAAAATCTGGGTTTATGGCCATTTCCGCCGATGTATTGGAATTGAAATCTAACTTAAGGTTGAGTGATGGCTGAAGGTGATCTATCCCGATTTTTTCTTTATTAAAAGGAGTGTTTGGGTTGGAGGTGTCTTCGCGGGCCATTCCATACGACCCAACCAATGCCGGCAATATTTGATAGTGCATAGAACCACTTTTCACCCCTCTAATGTTGTCAAGTGTTCCAAACTGACACATCGTACAAGCATTATTTTGGGTTAAACTTGGCCATGCGTACATGTGACGGCTTGCACGAGGATGGTTGACCAAGAAGTTGACGCCCCAAGATTGAACTTCTTTGTTTGGAAAACTAAGGCTGGAAAACGGAATAGCCATTTCAACCTCGTAGCCACTGTCTGTTCTCCTCCCTGCCGAGGTATAAATGAGGTTGTAGCTGCTGTCGTCGTTGTTACCATTCCCTCTTGAATCTACCTGAATCCCCATTGGATTTGCTCCTGCTAAGAGGAAGTAGCTGTTGTTACGGTAGGTGTCTAATGCAATGGCCACCCAGTCGTCCGACCATACCTCATCACGTTTGCCGTTGGTGGATCTGATGGCGCTCTGTTCGTCATAAACCCGATACGATACATATAAATTGATCGCATCGTAGGTGACCCTTGCTTCCGCTTTAATGGCCGGTACGCTTCCTTCATTGGGTTGGAACTCCACAAAGTCTCGAACAATGGAGGCTTGTTTCCATTCTTCATCGTTTATCGTACCATCAATTTGAATGGGGGAAGTGGTAGCCTGAAGGTTGAGGGACTTCTTACCATCGGATGGGTTCTGGGGATTTCCTGAAGTAGCAGAAGCGGAGACGGGCATCAGAAGCCAAAACAATACGAATGACACACCCTTGAATAGGGTGGACCAGCAAAATTTGGAGTACATGGGATTTCCTCTTAGGTGAGATTTTCTTCCGATTAGACCGAGGGTGGGCGTTCCAATAGAAAGGGTTTATATTTGTTTGGTTACTGCCTCAAAACGTATGGCACGCGAAGAAGGTTACAGAAAGTTCGTTATTTTAATTTTGGATTATTTGGGGGATATGATAAAAAAGAAGCGGATGAGCCTTCCGCAAAACCCATCCGCGTCCCACCATTATGCCTGAGATAAGCAATTAGACTTATATAGAAATGTGAGTCCAGATTACAATCCAATTTCCTTTTTTCAAATAGAACTTTGGTTTACTTTTGATTTTTTTTGCGTATAAAAAAGCATATCAATGTCCTATTCGGATGAAAAGATGGTTGCCAGTGCTCGTTCGACAATACGCAAACCTTGTTCTACTTCGTCTTTGGTGACGACCAAAGGTGGGATAAACCGGATGACATTTCCATGCGTGCCACAGGAGAGTAGCAGAAGTTTGTTTGCAAGACATTCCTTTTGGAGTGCAGAAACGGTAGCTGCATCTGGAGTGCCATCTTCATTTCGGAACTCAACACCGACCATCAAGCCAAGTCCTCTAATTTCGGCAATTCTGGGATAGGTTTTTTGAAGTGCTTTTAGTCCTGCGGTCAGTTCCGCTCCACGCTCAGCGGCATTTTCGATCATGTTTTCATCGCGCATTGCCCGGATGGTAGCGATTGCAGAAGCGGCTGCTAAAGGATTTCCGCCATATGTTCCACCATGACTACCGGGGATCCATTTGGCCATCATTTCGGAAGAAGCACCAATGCAAGACATGGGTACGCCACTTGCAATGCCTTTTGCCATGACCATAATATCCGGTTTTACACCATAGTGGTCTTGTGCAAACCACTTTCCCGTGCGACCAAATCCGGTTTGTACCTCATCCATCACCAACAAAATGCCGTGTTCGTCACAGATTTCGCGCAAGGCGTTCATAAATGCTGGTGGTGTAGGTACATAGCCGCCTTCGCCTTGCTCTGGCTCCAAGATGATGGCGGCAGTTTCTTCGGGAGCGGTTTGGCTTTTTAACAGGTGTTTTAGCTCTTTGATGCAATACTGGATGGTGGTCTCTTCGTCCCAACCATAGCGAAGTGCATGTGGAAATGGAGCCACAAAAATGCCTGCCGGAAGGGGTTGATAACCAATCCGATAAACGGTTTTCGAGGTGGTCATCCCCATAGCAAGGTGGGTACGTCCGTGAAAACTGCCTTGAAACACGATGATATTGGGGCGCTTTGTTACTTGTTTGGCCAATTTAACCGCCGCTTCGGTGGCTTCTGCGCCAGAGTTTGCAAAGAAAAACGAATCAATATGCGCCGGAACAATAGACCGAAGTTCTTCCGCCAAATCAATGAGGACACGGGTGTAGAAGACATTCACCTGGCCATGTAACATTTTGGGTGCCTGTTCCTGAATGGCGGCCACAACTTTTGGATGGCTGTGTCCGGTATTGGTGACGCCAATGCCAGAGGTGAAGTCTAAATATTCCTGTCCGTCCTCGGTATAAACCCACGAGCCGGAGCCGTGGCTGATAACAAGCTGCGAAATCTTGCTGGTAACGGGCGATAGATGCGTTTGCACCGATTGGAAGGGGCTCATGCTGTAAAACGGTTAATATTTTGAAGGGTATTCTGATAAATTTGCAATGAAAGTACAAAAAAATAAGATTCATGTAAAGACTGAAAATAAAGGCCATGCGAACTTTTGAACCATGAGACAAGCCTATTTAAATAAGATAAAAAGTTTTAAGGATGTTTTGTTTTTGCCAAAGAGAATATCCTAATCATTTGTTTTTTATATGCTTATGGCTTCACTTTTGTTTTTCATGGTAATATTTCAGCATCCTTGGGTTATCTGGCTTATCATGGGTTACGAAATTCAAACACTCACTTAACCGTTACAACAATGACAAAACACGATTTTCAGGCACTTGTCGAAAACATGATGGATACAGATCGCCGGAAAGCAGACCGCTTGGCGGATTTTTTTCACTTTCGGGCTGGCTTAGAGGCGGGTATTATCCGTGCAGCAGAACGAGACGAAACCGGCCATTGGCACGTTAATGCGTGGGTAAAACAAGGCATTCTGGCTGGTTTTCCTTTGGGGGATATGGAGGATGTTTCGGTTCCGGGCTTTCCTTTCTTTGATAAAGCTACTTATCCTGTGCAAGCGTTTACTTTAGATCGTCGGGTACGGATTGTTCCCGGTGGAACAACGATCCGAAGCGGGGCTTATGTGGCGTCGGGTGTAGTGTGTATGCCCCCAAGTTACATCAATGTTGGTGCTTATGTGGATGAAGGGACAATGGTGGATTCCCACGCATTGGTTGGTTCGGCGGCACAGATCGGAAAAAAAGTACACCTTTCCGCTGCGGCACAGATCGGTGGCGTATTAGAACCAGCGGGCGCATTGCCCGTGATTGTGGAAGACCATGTTTTTATAGGTGGGAATTGCGGAATTTATGAAGGGTGTCTTATCCGCGAACACGCTGTCTTGGCATCTGGCGTGATTCTCACAGGCTCAAGTCGGGTTTATGATATAGTCCATGAGCGGGTCATTACACGCAACGAGGCGGGGGTTTTGGAAATTCCCCGACGGGCTGTGGTGGTTCCCGGTACTCGTAGTCTCGCTTCTGAATTTGGGGAAGCACATGGCCTTTCCGTCTCTACACCCATCATTATAAAATATCGAGACGAAAAAACCGATGCAGCACTTGCATTGGAAGACGCACTGCGTTAAGGCTATATGCCCAGATACTTCCGTGCCAAAGGAGAAGGAAAGAGGCTATTGGAATGTCAATGGCCTCTTTTTTCTTTTTCATGACGATGCTTTTAGGGTCCTATTTGAAAAAAGACCCCGCCCATGATAAAAGAGCGGGGTCAGAACAGCAAAAAAAGGACTAAGAACGGCTTTCGACGCGCTTAATGATCTCGTCGGCTACTTTTTCTTGGATACCCTGATCCAAGTGACTGGTAAAGCCAACACAAGAGCAATTTATCTCGCCCAAAACATATTTATCCTTCATTTCCTCGTCCCAATCCAACATAAAGTCGGCAGTCCAGATTAATGGAATATCGAAACCGCCAAGTTTTTCGGAAATCACGGGCAACGAATTTTGGAAAAGCGCAACAAGGTCTGCCCATTTTTCTGGGGCATCATAGGTGTATTTTGCACCGGAAAAGAGGGTTGCCGAGAACGCATCTCCGCCTTCTGCAGGTTTTTTATGCACCACAAAAATTGGTTCTCCGCCCACCAGCAATATCCGAATTTCGCCTTCTTTGATACGAGGCATAAACCGCATATCCACCAACATGCCATTATCACCCACAATATACTTTTCGCAGAAGGTCATAAAATTCTCCAAGGTGTGGTACTCCACATGGTTATCTACTGCCTCGGTACACTTTAATTTGGTGGTAAGCGGAAGTGTGTCTCCGGGCTGATAGGCAAGGTCTTCATTCACCTGCACGCGCCAAATCCCCTCCCCTGTTGAACCTCTGTTTTGTTTTAACACCCTTTCGCCATAAGAAAGGCTTTGTGGAAACGTCTTTTTGAAGTCGACTATGTTATAATACGCATGGGTATCATCCGGCACTAAATCGGTAGAGGCCAATTTCACCAAGGCATCTTTTGCACCGAAGTTAAGCATAGCGTCTGGGTGAGACATGCCAATCAGCCCCTGTTCCGATAATTTACGGAGTGTTTCAAAGTAGATTTTCTCGCCTTTAGGCAAGTTGCCCGGGTTGATACGGCTGATGTAGGCATCGAAATTGTCTTTCACATAGTCATAAACCGCATCTTTCCATTCATCTCTGAAGAAAACCACTTCGGCACCCCAGCCTTTTTCCTGTAAAGCCCGAACGATGGGCATGGTGTCTTTCCGATGACCGTCCAGCCATTTGTCAGAGCCGCCTTCTGCTTCAAATATCACAATTCGTTTTTTCATGTCTGTATCTGTTTAGTCAAGTGTGCATCTGGGGCAAGGGCACATTTGCAATCTATTCCAAGTGCTGCCATTCTCCAAAAAAATCATAAGGTCAAATGGTAGTGTTTTTGTGAAGACTTTGTGTTGCAATCTATTTTAGAGCTGCTTACATTCTCTCTTTTTAACGATCACCATTCAAAATATTGGCTATGAACGATAGATCACCCTCTCGGCGTCGCTTTTTGGGGTATCTCACCTCTATAGGATTAGGCGGAACGCTTTTTCCGGGTGTCTTATATGCCCTATACAACCAATCAGCGCCCAAGGACGATGAACCTATCACTGTTGCTGTAATCGAACAAGCGGAGAAACTTTCTGGTTTGGCCTTCACGCCACAACAACGTGAGATAATGGTTCAGGACCTAAACGAGGCACGGGCGGAATATCGTCAGATGCAGTTCTTTCCCTTGGATAATAGCGTGCCGCCTGCATTGGTCTTCAATCCAGATGTCCGTGGGCGTTTACCTATGGGTTCTAAGAATACAACCCAAATTTCTTTGCCGGTTAAACGGGTAAATAAACCCAAAACGGAAACTGACCTTGCTTTTCTGGGGATTCGGGACTTAAACACCTTGTTGCGGCGGCGGGAGGTCACTTCGGTTGAACTAACCGAGCTTTATTTGAGGCGGCTAAGGCAATATGATGGCGAGTTACAAGCAGTGGTGTCTTATACAGAAGAACGTGCGTTGCAAGCCGCGCGATCTGCGGACAAACTTTTCGAGGCCAAAAAGGTGAAAAGCGTTTTACAGGGTATTCCTTGGGGCGCAAAGGATTTATTGGCTACAAAAGGATACAAAACCACTTGGGGATCCGTTCCATACAAAGACCAAACGTTGGACTATGATGCCGCCGTTGTAGAAAAATTAGATGCCGCAGGTGCGGTGCTTATAGCCAAACTCACAATGGGCGAATTGGCTTGGGGGGATGTTTGGTTTGGCGGTAAAACAAAATGCCCATGGAATCCAACTGTTGGGGCGTCTGGCTCGTCTGCGGGTGTTGGAGCCACCGTACCCGCCGGATTGGTCGGGTTTGGGATTGGGACGGAAACGCTTGGCTCCATCATCTCCCCCAGTACCCGAAGCGGTGTAACAGGCTTCCGGCCTACGTATGGGCGCATTAGCCGGTATGGAGCAATGGCGCTAACGTGGAGTATGGATAAAATCGGGCCAATGTGCCGCTCCGCCGAGGATTGTGCATTGGTTTTTGCCGCCTTACATGGTCGGGATACCCGCGATATCGTGACCAGAGACGCGCCTTTCCGCTGGCCAATCGAGGCGAAATCCTTGCGAATTGGGTATTTTAGAGATGCGTTCGAGGCCGATTATCCGAATAAAAAAGCAGACCAAGACTCGCTTGACGTGCTAAAATCTTATGGATTTACGCTAAAACCAATAGCGGTTCCAAAAGGTTTTTTACCCAGTATATTGACGATGGCTATTGACATAGAGTCGGCAGCGGCCTTCGAGCAGCTAACGCGGTCTAATGCTGTTGACAAAATGGTTCGGCAAACCAAAGACGCTTGGCCACATGTTTTCCGTGTTGCACACATGCGTCCGGCAGTGGCATATGTACAGGCAAGCCGCATTCGCACGCAATTAATGTTAGCAATGGATGACCTGTTCCAAGACATTGATGTATTGGTAACACCTTCTTTTGGCGGAGAAATATTATCAATTACGAACCTTACGGGTCACCCGGCAGTCTGTGTGCCAAATCGTTTTGATCCTTTAAAAGAACAGCCCAATTCACCGTATCGAGAAGCGGGAAGTATCTCGTTTATTGCTGGACTTTATAAGGACGATCAGGCGCTGACAGTGGCACATGCTTTCCAAACCCAAACCGATTGGCACAAAAAACGTCCTCCCATTGGTGGGTAAGGACGTTCATCAAAGGGAGTTGTGTATTTAAAATTATTTTTGTTAAGTACACCACTAAAAATAATCTCAAATACATTTTTTGAGTAAGTTTATGAATTTATAAGACTTATTTTAAATCCTAATTACACTAATAATGATTGCAGATACTTAGATAAAATATTTTTATATATTTTACTTAGACACAGGATTGAGACAGCATAAAAGCAACTCGGTAATGCTATTTCAATTTAAGTTCATATAAAAATTTTTATTTGTTGCTTATCTTAGCGATCACTAAAAATATCTGCGTCCATATCATAACTAATGTGTACACCAATCATAACTAATGTGTACACCAATCATGAATTCATTTGTTGCTTTCGTACAATCTTTGCAGCTTCCGGCTTCTATAAAGATCCAACTCGTTTCCCCTCGACTCTTTCAAGTACACTCGTTCTATATTCATATCTTTGAGGAATTTTCCGCTGCTTTCATAAATACACCACAACCCGATTTGGATCGTTTGGCATTGTCTGGATATTGCTATTTTCGTTCCTTGTTGGCATTTGATCAAGTTATAGACGAAACCCAATCCCAAACCCATGCTGAACAATTATATGTGGGTACGTTGCTGTATGAAAAAGCAATTAAAGAATTGGCATATTTATTTGAAGAGGACAGCCATTTTTGGAATGATTTTAATAATTTGAAGCAACGATATCATATCGCATTAAAACAAGAAAAAGCGCTTCAAAACCATCATATTATTAATGATACAGAGGCATTAGACCTTTTTGAAAGCATTGCATCGGGTAAATCTGTTATGTGCGTAACTGCGATTGCGGCTTTGGCACATCTCAATAAAAATTATGAGCATATAGCCGATTTAGAGCAAGCATTGTTGCTTTTTCACATTGGGTTACAAATTTTAGATGATATATACGATTTTAGAAACGACATTGCACAGAAACAATGGAGTTATGTTCAATATAAAGTACATCAATGGCTAAAGAATCAAGGGATTGAAGCAATAGATTTGTCTGCGGAAACGTTAAACAAATACTTGTACCTTTCGGGAGTTGCTATTTCTCTGTTGGAAATGGCACAAGATTATTTTGAACAAAGCGCTAAAATTGCGCAGAAATACAACTTAGTAGCCTTTTACCGTCGGTTGCAGAATCAACAAAAGGATTGTGAATCACAAATAAAAGCGATTCAGCAAATTGTGGCAAAAACACACGCCAAAGCCTCTTTGAGCATGACCTTTGCTCCCAAATTGAATATAGAAGATGTAATAAATGCTGGGATTTCATTCTTGGAACGTAACTTCGATCCGAAAATGGGGTGGACGGATTTTTTAACAAGCGCAGGCTTAAGCAACCGATGGGTTACAGGATATGTGGGTTATCAGTTGGCACAAATGCCTATTAAAACAAGGAATTGGCATGAAGTGTTAGCATTGATTTTGACATGGGGAAATGAAGGTGTTGGGTATAATGCAACGATTATGCAAGATGGCGACTCATCAGCATTGAGCATCGGAGCTTTAACGCAAGCCAATATCCCTGTCCCGTTCAATTTAATTACGTCTTGGTTGGCATTTTGCAAAAAAGGAGCTTGGCAGACCTATTGCCATGCCCCACGTTTACGCGAAATGTTGAAAATTGCACCTGATAGCATTGTTGAAGGCTGGACATCACCTCATGTTTGTGTAACGGCCGTGGCTGCAAATGTACTAAAAACCTTACCGACACAAGCCTTTTTGTACAAAGAAACACTGGCATACTTGGCGAATCAACAAACACCAGAAGGGGCTTTTCAAAGCTATTGGTGGACGAGTGATGTGTATGCAACTGCTTTTTCAGTGCTAGCATTTTCTCAACAACCATTTTATCAAGATGTGTATAACCGAGCCAAAAGATGGCTTTTGACCGCACAAACAGAAAGAGGTGTCTGGTTTGATGAAGCAAACAAAGTGGAAAGTGTCTTTTATACCGGATTGGCATTGAAAGCACTTTGTACAGACAAAAGTATTCAAGATGATCAATATACCAGAACAGTATAGAAAACAATTGACTGGTTATTGCGAACACAAATGGAAGACGGCTCATGGCAGTCACAGCGAATTTTACGCATACCTGCGCCTGATGTCCATGAGCCGAATCAGGTTACAAAATGGCGCAAAAGTGCTTTTGGCGTAAATACACTTACCGATGATCACAACCGCATTTTTACAACGGCTACCGTTATAAATGCATTGTATCATGGCGCACAATTCATTCAGGAAACTCAAACATCCCAAAACGTAGAACGTGGAGGCTATGCTTTGGGATAAAACACAACCTCCACCATTGTAATTGGAGTTACTATAATGTACAAACAAAACACACAACACACAAATCTGCTCTTGGAGCAGTTCCAACTCGAAGAACTCGAGGAGAGAACAGAATTTAGTGCTTGGGATCAAACACAAGAACGTTGGGAGGACACAAAGTATTGTGGATTAGGCGGAGAATGGGGTACCGTGACAGATACTTATGGTAGAACTTATGATGGATGTGTTCCATCAGAAGGTGGTATAGGAGTAAGTATTTTCAATTGGCAAATACTTGGAACTCGTAATTGAACGAATTAAGTAATAAAGGTGTCCATATTTAGGATTAATGTGAAATAAATTTTCTCCCAGCATGATGGACACCTTTATTTTCTTATCATCATTTAAAAAGACATCAATAGGCTTAAATTTAGTCTTGATAATATTAATTTTTTTGTATTATAATATTCAATTTTAAAAAAATGTTGTTATGAGGTATAAATTCCTGTTAATCTTTGTAGCCTTTATCCTCACATTAACTTCGCTACATGCTCAGCCTCTCATTAAAGGAAATGTGCGGGATAAAGCAACGAATGTTCCGTTGCAATACGCTACCATTCGGGTTTTAGATAGAAATCAGGGCGTTATGGCCAACGAGAATGGTGATTTTGTATTGAACAGCATAAATTTACCTGTCAAAGTGCAAGTCTCATTCATTGGCTATACGACCCAAGTTGTTGATTTGATAACGTCCAATATGACGATATTTTTAGAGGTATCTGAAACTCAGCTTTTAGATATTGAGATATTTCCAAAAGAT contains:
- a CDS encoding PD-(D/E)XK nuclease family transposase, with protein sequence MAVTERYINPFTDFGFKKLFGTELNKDLLIDFLNEVILPKQKKIADLKYSNNEHIGQTALDRKAIFDLYCISSFGERFIVEMQKAK
- a CDS encoding Cj0069 family protein — encoded protein: MKKRIVIFEAEGGSDKWLDGHRKDTMPIVRALQEKGWGAEVVFFRDEWKDAVYDYVKDNFDAYISRINPGNLPKGEKIYFETLRKLSEQGLIGMSHPDAMLNFGAKDALVKLASTDLVPDDTHAYYNIVDFKKTFPQSLSYGERVLKQNRGSTGEGIWRVQVNEDLAYQPGDTLPLTTKLKCTEAVDNHVEYHTLENFMTFCEKYIVGDNGMLVDMRFMPRIKEGEIRILLVGGEPIFVVHKKPAEGGDAFSATLFSGAKYTYDAPEKWADLVALFQNSLPVISEKLGGFDIPLIWTADFMLDWDEEMKDKYVLGEINCSCVGFTSHLDQGIQEKVADEIIKRVESRS
- a CDS encoding carbohydrate binding family 9 domain-containing protein, whose protein sequence is MSFVLFWLLMPVSASATSGNPQNPSDGKKSLNLQATTSPIQIDGTINDEEWKQASIVRDFVEFQPNEGSVPAIKAEARVTYDAINLYVSYRVYDEQSAIRSTNGKRDEVWSDDWVAIALDTYRNNSYFLLAGANPMGIQVDSRGNGNNDDSSYNLIYTSAGRRTDSGYEVEMAIPFSSLSFPNKEVQSWGVNFLVNHPRASRHMYAWPSLTQNNACTMCQFGTLDNIRGVKSGSMHYQILPALVGSYGMAREDTSNPNTPFNKEKIGIDHLQPSLNLKLDFNSNTSAEMAINPDFSQIESDADQISVNSTLALFYPERRPFFQEGADLFDQETGFNFGEPFQTVYTRSMNAPLVATKFISRQGQSSFGYIGAVDEHSPIIIPLSESSEVLENGRSISNILRFKQALKGGNYVAALLTDRRMPEGGSGSVLALDGKINFSPKYFLTYQLNGSRTEELNSEKLNGEYGLSGLFNEGKHTVALDGETFTGHSGKLGFIRQSREWNFYFGYDAVSPTFRADNGFVSQNNFRQANIWQGYAFYFKDKLFTQIRPAAYAGRIWSFENKVRDSFIGFNLNAQMKGQTYFGFNINAFSEEVFRGQVFKDLRRINMWGGSNFSKNFGFDLGFNYGNSIRRTDTPEPGRQFSGWAGFFFRPFSGFEISPNFSYAMMKHRATDEEFYRGFVSRTTLTYQASRAFNLRLVGQVNSFSQGFSVQPLLTYQVNPLTVFYVGANLNGADADDALYPQTPGLYSTDRSVFFKFQYLFRR
- a CDS encoding 2,3,4,5-tetrahydropyridine-2,6-dicarboxylate N-succinyltransferase gives rise to the protein MTKHDFQALVENMMDTDRRKADRLADFFHFRAGLEAGIIRAAERDETGHWHVNAWVKQGILAGFPLGDMEDVSVPGFPFFDKATYPVQAFTLDRRVRIVPGGTTIRSGAYVASGVVCMPPSYINVGAYVDEGTMVDSHALVGSAAQIGKKVHLSAAAQIGGVLEPAGALPVIVEDHVFIGGNCGIYEGCLIREHAVLASGVILTGSSRVYDIVHERVITRNEAGVLEIPRRAVVVPGTRSLASEFGEAHGLSVSTPIIIKYRDEKTDAALALEDALR
- a CDS encoding aminotransferase class III-fold pyridoxal phosphate-dependent enzyme; translation: MSPFQSVQTHLSPVTSKISQLVISHGSGSWVYTEDGQEYLDFTSGIGVTNTGHSHPKVVAAIQEQAPKMLHGQVNVFYTRVLIDLAEELRSIVPAHIDSFFFANSGAEATEAAVKLAKQVTKRPNIIVFQGSFHGRTHLAMGMTTSKTVYRIGYQPLPAGIFVAPFPHALRYGWDEETTIQYCIKELKHLLKSQTAPEETAAIILEPEQGEGGYVPTPPAFMNALREICDEHGILLVMDEVQTGFGRTGKWFAQDHYGVKPDIMVMAKGIASGVPMSCIGASSEMMAKWIPGSHGGTYGGNPLAAASAIATIRAMRDENMIENAAERGAELTAGLKALQKTYPRIAEIRGLGLMVGVEFRNEDGTPDAATVSALQKECLANKLLLLSCGTHGNVIRFIPPLVVTKDEVEQGLRIVERALATIFSSE
- a CDS encoding terpene cyclase/mutase family protein, producing MNSFVAFVQSLQLPASIKIQLVSPRLFQVHSFYIHIFEEFSAAFINTPQPDLDRLALSGYCYFRSLLAFDQVIDETQSQTHAEQLYVGTLLYEKAIKELAYLFEEDSHFWNDFNNLKQRYHIALKQEKALQNHHIINDTEALDLFESIASGKSVMCVTAIAALAHLNKNYEHIADLEQALLLFHIGLQILDDIYDFRNDIAQKQWSYVQYKVHQWLKNQGIEAIDLSAETLNKYLYLSGVAISLLEMAQDYFEQSAKIAQKYNLVAFYRRLQNQQKDCESQIKAIQQIVAKTHAKASLSMTFAPKLNIEDVINAGISFLERNFDPKMGWTDFLTSAGLSNRWVTGYVGYQLAQMPIKTRNWHEVLALILTWGNEGVGYNATIMQDGDSSALSIGALTQANIPVPFNLITSWLAFCKKGAWQTYCHAPRLREMLKIAPDSIVEGWTSPHVCVTAVAANVLKTLPTQAFLYKETLAYLANQQTPEGAFQSYWWTSDVYATAFSVLAFSQQPFYQDVYNRAKRWLLTAQTERGVWFDEANKVESVFYTGLALKALCTDKSIQDDQYTRTV
- a CDS encoding amidase, with the translated sequence MNDRSPSRRRFLGYLTSIGLGGTLFPGVLYALYNQSAPKDDEPITVAVIEQAEKLSGLAFTPQQREIMVQDLNEARAEYRQMQFFPLDNSVPPALVFNPDVRGRLPMGSKNTTQISLPVKRVNKPKTETDLAFLGIRDLNTLLRRREVTSVELTELYLRRLRQYDGELQAVVSYTEERALQAARSADKLFEAKKVKSVLQGIPWGAKDLLATKGYKTTWGSVPYKDQTLDYDAAVVEKLDAAGAVLIAKLTMGELAWGDVWFGGKTKCPWNPTVGASGSSAGVGATVPAGLVGFGIGTETLGSIISPSTRSGVTGFRPTYGRISRYGAMALTWSMDKIGPMCRSAEDCALVFAALHGRDTRDIVTRDAPFRWPIEAKSLRIGYFRDAFEADYPNKKADQDSLDVLKSYGFTLKPIAVPKGFLPSILTMAIDIESAAAFEQLTRSNAVDKMVRQTKDAWPHVFRVAHMRPAVAYVQASRIRTQLMLAMDDLFQDIDVLVTPSFGGEILSITNLTGHPAVCVPNRFDPLKEQPNSPYREAGSISFIAGLYKDDQALTVAHAFQTQTDWHKKRPPIGG